The Pseudomonas alkylphenolica genomic sequence CCCCGGCCACGCTGATCTGCTGACCCAATACGGTACGCATGGCCTGCTCGAAACCGTCCCAACCCTGGGGCACACGCAATCCTGGCCGAACAGCGATCAGCCTCGCCATCAACGGATCCGTGCCCAGTTGCGCCTCGATCCGCGCAGGTTGCGCATTCAGGTCAAACACCCGCCGCACCCGGGCGATCAAACCGGGTAGCGCCGCTGCAGGCACACCGCTAAGCGTCAGTTTCAAGCGATGCCCGCGCGCCTTGCTGACCTGAATCACCGCGTGGCGACCAGCCACGACGACACTGCGCGCATACACACCGGTTTGCACCGTCTCGATACCGGCAATACAGCGTGCAGACAGAAATCCCAGCAGCGAAGGCCAGTGCAAAGGCGGCTGGTAGTTCAGCCAGAAAGTCAGCAAACAGTCGGGCCGTAAACGGCGCCGGTAACCGTGCATGGCAGGGACATGATTCATTGGTGGATCATCGCCCGATTGCCGCAGGCTTTGCCAGTATCGATTTCAGCAGGCAGAAACGACAACAGCCAGGCAACGCAAGTGCCCGGCCGCTGACAGGTGAAACGGCGTTACTTGCCGTTGGTGAGGGTGTTGTAGCTGGTGATCAGGTTGCGGTAGTCCGGGATGTGGTTGGAGAACAGCGTGCCCAGGCCTTCGATGTCGTTGCGCCAGTCGCGGTGCAGCTCACAGGCCAGGCCGAACCAGGTCATCAGCTGGGCGCCGGCTTGCGACATGCGGTCCCAGGCCGAATCGCGGGTCAGCGCGTTGAAGGTACCCGAAGCGTCGGTGACCACGAATACTTCAAAACCTTCGGCCAGGGCCGACAGTGCCGGGAAGGCCACGCACACCTCTGTCACCACGCCAGCGATGATCAGTTGCTTCTTGCCGGTGGCCTTGACCGCCTTGACGAAATCTTCGTTGTCCCAGGCGTTGA encodes the following:
- a CDS encoding DNA-3-methyladenine glycosylase family protein, giving the protein MNHVPAMHGYRRRLRPDCLLTFWLNYQPPLHWPSLLGFLSARCIAGIETVQTGVYARSVVVAGRHAVIQVSKARGHRLKLTLSGVPAAALPGLIARVRRVFDLNAQPARIEAQLGTDPLMARLIAVRPGLRVPQGWDGFEQAMRTVLGQQISVAGAMTLAARMVARYGQPLSSPVAEAAGLSHVFPVPAAVVDEDLSVLGMPRSRAVTLSTLARALLDEPNLLRPGADLDSWVQRLCQLRGIGPWSAQYLALRQLGASDALPLGDVALVKALRLLEGPEVQLADRARAWRPWRAYAAQHLWASLS
- the ycaC gene encoding isochorismate family cysteine hydrolase YcaC, with product MSKPYVRLDKNNAAVLLVDHQTGLLSLVRDIDPDKFKNNVLAVGDLAKYFNLPTILTTSFETGPNGPLVPELKAQFPEAPYIARPGQINAWDNEDFVKAVKATGKKQLIIAGVVTEVCVAFPALSALAEGFEVFVVTDASGTFNALTRDSAWDRMSQAGAQLMTWFGLACELHRDWRNDIEGLGTLFSNHIPDYRNLITSYNTLTNGK